Proteins encoded in a region of the Streptomyces sp. NBC_00310 genome:
- a CDS encoding NAD(P)/FAD-dependent oxidoreductase: MSTTERPRILVVGGGYVGLYAARRILKKMRYGEATVTVVDPRSYMTYQPFLPEAAAGSISPRHVVVPLRRVLPKAEVLTGRVTTIDQDRKVATIAPLVGEAYELPFDYLVIALGAVSRTFPIPGLAEQGIGMKGIEEAIGLRNHVLEQLDKADSTTDEDVRRKALTFVFVGGGFAGAETIGEVEDMARDAAKYYKNVAREDMRFVLVDAADKILPEVGPKLGSYGKEHLEGRGVEVYLNTSMDSCVDGHVVLKNGLEVDSNTIVWTAGVKPNPVLSRYGLPLGPRGHVDAQPTLQVTGTDYIWAAGDNAQVPDVAARKAGVENAWCPPNAQHALRQARVLGDNVVSGMRGFPQKEYAHSNKGAVAGLGLHKGVAMIVMGKMKIKLKGRLAWYMHRGYHGLAMPTWNRKIRVFADWTLAMFLKREVVSLGAIETPREEFYEAAKPAPVAAAPAKTKTEEKAKAS; this comes from the coding sequence ATGAGCACCACGGAGCGTCCCAGGATCCTCGTAGTAGGCGGTGGGTACGTAGGCCTGTACGCAGCTCGGCGCATCCTCAAGAAGATGCGCTACGGCGAGGCGACCGTCACGGTCGTCGACCCCCGGTCGTACATGACCTACCAGCCCTTCCTCCCCGAAGCCGCCGCCGGCAGCATCTCCCCCCGGCACGTCGTCGTCCCGCTGCGACGCGTGCTGCCGAAGGCGGAGGTCCTCACCGGTCGGGTCACCACCATCGACCAGGACCGCAAGGTCGCCACGATCGCCCCGCTGGTCGGCGAGGCGTACGAGCTGCCTTTCGACTACCTTGTGATCGCGCTCGGCGCGGTCTCCCGCACCTTCCCGATTCCCGGCCTCGCCGAACAGGGCATCGGTATGAAGGGCATCGAGGAGGCCATCGGCCTGCGCAACCACGTGCTTGAGCAGCTCGACAAGGCCGACTCCACGACCGACGAGGACGTCCGCCGCAAGGCGTTGACCTTCGTCTTCGTGGGTGGTGGCTTCGCCGGCGCCGAGACCATCGGCGAGGTCGAGGACATGGCGCGCGACGCCGCGAAGTACTACAAGAACGTGGCCCGCGAGGACATGCGCTTCGTGCTCGTCGACGCCGCCGACAAGATCCTCCCCGAGGTCGGCCCGAAGCTCGGCAGTTACGGCAAGGAGCACCTGGAGGGCCGTGGGGTCGAGGTCTACCTCAACACCTCCATGGACTCCTGCGTCGACGGCCACGTCGTGCTGAAGAACGGCCTGGAGGTCGACTCCAACACGATCGTCTGGACCGCCGGCGTCAAGCCGAACCCGGTCCTCTCCCGCTACGGCCTCCCGCTCGGCCCCCGTGGCCACGTGGACGCCCAGCCGACCCTCCAGGTCACCGGCACCGACTACATCTGGGCCGCGGGCGACAACGCCCAGGTCCCGGATGTCGCCGCCCGCAAGGCCGGCGTCGAGAACGCCTGGTGCCCGCCGAACGCGCAGCACGCGCTGCGCCAGGCCCGGGTCCTCGGCGACAACGTGGTCTCCGGCATGCGGGGCTTCCCGCAGAAGGAGTACGCGCACTCCAACAAGGGTGCGGTGGCGGGCCTCGGCCTCCACAAGGGCGTCGCGATGATCGTCATGGGCAAGATGAAGATCAAGCTCAAGGGCCGTCTCGCCTGGTACATGCACCGTGGCTACCACGGTCTGGCCATGCCGACCTGGAACCGCAAGATCCGTGTCTTCGCCGACTGGACCCTCGCGATGTTCCTCAAGCGCGAGGTCGTCTCCCTCGGTGCCATCGAGACTCCCCGCGAGGAGTTCTACGAGGCCGCCAAGCCGGCGCCGGTCGCTGCGGCTCCGGCCAAGACCAAGACCGAGGAGAAGGCCAAGGCCTCCTGA